Proteins found in one Paenibacillus sp. FSL R10-2782 genomic segment:
- a CDS encoding sugar ABC transporter substrate-binding protein: MVKKWIILTLSTVLALSLGGCSSDSGNNDAPADSKGTTGAKTKIIYWTPDRHDADFMKAKVDKFNQTNRDNIEVEMNVMGDNYPQAVDISFASKQAPDVLQVNDFQTYYKKGYLAPINSYMSDEMKATFKDSLIENKNTIDGKIFTLPNTGQIWRLIYNKDIFKKAGIATPPKTLADMVVAAKKITEVGKSEGIYGFASPFKSGNGFWRAANTIAGVSNNTGIDGYNYKTGQFDFSMYKEIALALRQMKEDGSMLPGVENLDIDPLRAQFAQGKIGMYINHSAEPGVYKDQFPTTENWGAVPVPSIDGTIKGASQIIGGSYIGISADSAHKEAAWKFMEYVYSKELQSEYYEKGYGISLIPAVLSSGKKPSIPGIEGFLPKRVDAIYPANPSIITESSLEGMKWAEAFNVFVFTGGDVDAIIKDLDTRYNTSLEKLRASGTTNIVADPNFDAAKLQGKLSTEE; this comes from the coding sequence ATGGTTAAGAAGTGGATTATCCTAACATTGAGCACAGTCCTGGCCTTGAGTCTGGGCGGCTGTTCATCGGACAGCGGCAATAATGACGCTCCGGCCGATTCCAAAGGAACTACGGGAGCGAAAACCAAAATCATTTACTGGACGCCTGACCGCCATGATGCCGATTTTATGAAAGCAAAGGTTGACAAGTTTAACCAGACGAATCGAGATAATATTGAAGTAGAAATGAACGTTATGGGTGATAATTATCCGCAGGCGGTAGACATCTCGTTTGCCAGCAAGCAGGCTCCGGACGTACTGCAAGTCAACGATTTCCAGACCTATTACAAGAAAGGCTATCTGGCCCCGATCAACTCCTATATGAGCGACGAGATGAAGGCGACCTTCAAAGACAGCCTGATCGAGAATAAGAACACCATCGACGGCAAGATATTTACCTTGCCCAACACCGGGCAAATCTGGAGACTGATTTATAATAAAGATATCTTTAAGAAAGCAGGCATCGCTACTCCTCCCAAAACACTGGCCGACATGGTGGTTGCGGCCAAAAAGATTACAGAGGTTGGCAAAAGCGAAGGTATTTACGGCTTTGCCAGCCCGTTCAAGAGCGGAAACGGCTTTTGGCGAGCAGCGAATACGATTGCAGGCGTAAGCAACAACACAGGCATCGACGGTTACAATTACAAAACAGGCCAGTTTGATTTTAGCATGTACAAGGAGATCGCTTTGGCGCTGCGGCAAATGAAAGAAGACGGCAGTATGCTGCCGGGAGTGGAGAATCTGGATATCGATCCGCTGCGCGCTCAATTTGCCCAAGGTAAAATCGGAATGTATATTAACCACTCGGCTGAACCTGGAGTGTACAAGGACCAGTTCCCGACCACTGAAAACTGGGGGGCGGTTCCTGTGCCGTCTATTGACGGAACCATTAAAGGGGCATCGCAAATTATCGGCGGTTCCTACATCGGTATCAGCGCCGATTCTGCCCATAAGGAAGCAGCCTGGAAGTTTATGGAGTACGTGTACAGCAAGGAATTGCAAAGTGAATACTATGAAAAGGGCTATGGAATCTCCTTAATCCCAGCCGTGTTGAGCTCAGGCAAGAAGCCGAGTATTCCGGGCATTGAAGGATTCCTACCAAAACGGGTTGACGCCATTTATCCAGCTAATCCAAGTATAATTACAGAGAGCTCTCTGGAGGGCATGAAATGGGCAGAAGCCTTTAACGTATTTGTATTCACCGGCGGTGATGTGGACGCTATAATTAAGGATTTGGATACCAGGTATAACACATCTCTGGAAAAATTAAGAGCATCCGGCACTACCAATATTGTCGCTGATCCCAATTTTGATGCTGCCAAGCTACAGGGCAAATTGTCCACAGAAGAATAA
- a CDS encoding helix-turn-helix domain-containing protein — translation MDHLTMCVMDDIQAVVKGISATIPWSDHHIEVVGTAGDGERGWTLLLEKDPDIVISDIRMPKLNGLELMRRAYDQRLRAKFIFISGYSDFSYAHEAIKLGASDYLLKPFTSPEILEAVLKVKKVIESERTKSEQLKQLEQKMDASHLQLRQDYLTSLLRQETGGRLSDSRWSDLNINLDAGTLMVMAIEMDCYTEYGYTLHLDDNEIIPFAIKNILDETLNCHTRGVVLHESKQRLAAIFNPPDGMGTSELLELCRENVEKFSKKTVSIGLGTMARGPKEIHTAFVHAAKALAYRFYSEGNCVFRYTELAQEDFAAPDYPVEKEKELLYALRCGNKTSCHLMIDDIFHQWTLSHKFPEPLAMIRLLSGLAFAMYRAFCDEITEEERIQLEADLTALEENRSLTFGGWKSYINHFSSKGCEFVEKKRLRDVTQAIHRAREYIRLHLQENLTLHNCARAVHLSPSYFANAFKKETGMTLIQYITKMRMERAKELLIAGVQVQEISLMLGYEDRPYFSGLFKKYCGMTPTSFRQMYLK, via the coding sequence ATGGATCATTTGACGATGTGTGTTATGGATGATATTCAAGCCGTTGTAAAAGGAATCTCTGCGACCATTCCATGGTCGGATCACCATATTGAGGTTGTGGGTACCGCAGGTGATGGCGAGCGTGGTTGGACTCTTCTGCTGGAGAAGGATCCAGATATCGTCATCAGTGATATCCGGATGCCGAAGCTTAACGGTTTAGAGCTGATGAGGCGCGCTTATGACCAACGTTTACGTGCCAAGTTTATTTTTATTAGCGGTTATTCCGATTTTAGCTATGCTCACGAAGCGATTAAGCTTGGCGCTTCTGATTATTTGCTAAAACCGTTCACCTCGCCGGAAATTCTAGAAGCAGTCTTGAAAGTGAAAAAGGTGATCGAATCTGAACGGACCAAGTCGGAGCAGCTCAAGCAGTTGGAGCAAAAAATGGACGCCAGCCATTTACAGCTCCGCCAGGATTATTTAACCAGTCTGCTTCGGCAGGAAACAGGTGGACGCCTAAGCGATAGCCGTTGGAGCGATCTCAATATTAATCTGGATGCTGGTACACTAATGGTCATGGCCATCGAGATGGACTGCTATACGGAATATGGCTACACCCTGCATCTTGACGACAACGAAATCATTCCCTTCGCGATCAAAAATATTTTGGACGAGACGCTGAATTGCCATACCCGGGGTGTTGTGCTGCATGAGAGCAAGCAGCGGCTGGCAGCCATCTTTAATCCGCCAGATGGGATGGGAACTTCAGAGCTGCTGGAACTTTGCCGGGAGAATGTGGAGAAATTCAGCAAAAAAACCGTTTCGATTGGCCTGGGCACGATGGCCCGGGGACCGAAAGAAATTCATACAGCGTTTGTGCATGCCGCCAAAGCGCTGGCTTACCGTTTTTACAGCGAGGGCAATTGTGTATTTCGGTATACGGAACTGGCGCAGGAGGATTTTGCAGCTCCAGACTACCCTGTGGAGAAGGAAAAGGAATTGCTGTATGCGCTGAGATGCGGAAATAAAACGAGCTGTCACCTTATGATTGACGACATTTTCCATCAATGGACATTGTCCCACAAATTCCCGGAGCCACTGGCTATGATCCGCTTATTGTCAGGGCTCGCTTTCGCCATGTACCGGGCATTTTGTGATGAGATCACCGAGGAAGAACGCATCCAGTTGGAGGCTGACTTAACAGCGCTGGAGGAGAACCGTTCGTTGACCTTCGGCGGCTGGAAGAGCTATATCAATCATTTCAGCAGTAAGGGCTGTGAATTTGTGGAGAAAAAGCGGCTCAGGGATGTTACGCAAGCAATCCATCGGGCCAGGGAATACATCCGCCTGCATCTCCAGGAGAATTTAACGCTTCACAATTGCGCCCGGGCGGTTCATTTAAGCCCAAGTTATTTTGCAAACGCCTTCAAGAAGGAGACGGGCATGACCCTGATTCAATATATTACTAAGATGAGAATGGAAAGAGCGAAGGAACTGCTGATTGCAGGGGTGCAGGTGCAGGAAATTTCACTGATGCTCGGATATGAGGACCGTCCGTATTTTAGCGGCCTGTTTAAAAAGTATTGCGGCATGACGCCCACTAGTTTCAGGCAGATGTATTTGAAATGA
- a CDS encoding histidine kinase, with amino-acid sequence MSFNFYKLSLKKRIQLLFIFLAILCISVTGICSYLFAARSIERNALQLKQGILNKSVQVMDEHLRHIVVSSYSFMLNETFNQVMKDVRNNNAVNYYQNLSLLQTSLAQLKLVEPLIDTAYLNTPIGDFFSTKDFPDRTKHFSEEYGAYTKQTGWNTLWLGAHRNELFQWKGNVLSLLLKPTVLDNHYIPNVYMVVNMREQAMRAILEQDLMNNQVQLFLLQKDGTMVIQPEARQYDFNTEREFIDHFSRGGEGDFHYTNAKGEELLVNYNTLSMNEDWVMVSIQSKADLLYPLNKIRWLIILIMLLCIVLALILSNLLASALLKPLHKLQSLMAEVEYNDLNVRFNSRYEDEVSTVGHTFNRMLDQIQLLIQEVRTSEQDKRKSEVKALQAQVDPHFLYNTLNTIFWKSESGEKKDVSEMIVSLSLLFRLGLNNGNDITTLKQEIKHVEQYLQLQQKCYEDLFTYSIHVENPSYLSIPMLKILLQPLVENSILHGFRDKAALGNIFIKVYGQGEFLLLQVTDNGCGMDAGQMEKAVYEHDAGRKGYALSNLRSRLSLHYGESASITFRSIPDIETTVTITIPFM; translated from the coding sequence ATGAGTTTCAATTTCTACAAGCTTTCTTTGAAGAAAAGAATTCAACTGCTATTTATTTTCCTGGCCATATTGTGCATCAGCGTGACGGGTATCTGCTCCTATCTCTTTGCCGCTCGAAGCATCGAGCGCAATGCCTTGCAGCTTAAGCAGGGAATTTTGAATAAATCGGTGCAGGTGATGGATGAACATCTCAGGCATATTGTAGTTTCGTCTTATTCCTTTATGCTGAATGAAACGTTCAATCAGGTGATGAAGGATGTGCGTAACAATAACGCCGTCAACTATTATCAGAATCTGTCCCTGCTACAAACTTCGCTTGCCCAGTTGAAGCTGGTGGAACCCTTGATTGATACGGCTTATCTGAACACGCCAATCGGTGATTTCTTCTCCACCAAAGATTTTCCCGACCGGACGAAGCACTTTTCAGAAGAATATGGAGCCTATACGAAGCAGACAGGCTGGAATACCTTGTGGCTGGGAGCCCATCGCAATGAGCTGTTTCAATGGAAAGGTAATGTGCTGTCGTTGCTGCTAAAGCCGACTGTGCTGGACAATCATTATATTCCGAATGTATACATGGTTGTGAACATGAGAGAGCAAGCTATGCGGGCCATTCTGGAGCAGGATCTGATGAATAATCAGGTTCAGCTTTTTTTGCTACAAAAGGATGGAACGATGGTGATCCAGCCCGAAGCCCGGCAGTATGATTTTAATACAGAACGGGAGTTTATCGACCATTTCAGCAGGGGAGGAGAAGGGGATTTCCATTATACGAATGCCAAGGGAGAAGAATTGCTGGTCAATTACAACACACTGTCCATGAATGAGGATTGGGTGATGGTCAGCATCCAGTCCAAGGCCGACCTGCTGTATCCGCTGAACAAGATCCGCTGGCTGATCATTTTGATTATGCTGTTATGCATTGTGCTTGCGCTTATCTTGTCCAATCTGTTGGCCTCCGCTTTATTGAAACCGCTTCATAAACTGCAAAGCTTGATGGCCGAGGTGGAATACAATGATCTGAATGTGCGGTTTAACAGCAGATATGAGGATGAGGTGAGCACTGTTGGTCATACATTTAACCGGATGCTGGATCAGATTCAGTTGCTAATTCAGGAGGTGCGGACTTCGGAGCAGGACAAGCGTAAATCTGAGGTTAAGGCGCTTCAGGCGCAGGTTGACCCTCATTTTTTGTATAACACGTTGAATACTATTTTTTGGAAAAGTGAGAGCGGTGAGAAAAAAGATGTCAGTGAGATGATTGTCTCCTTGTCGCTGTTGTTCCGGCTAGGACTGAACAACGGGAACGATATCACTACCTTGAAACAGGAAATTAAACATGTCGAACAGTATTTGCAATTGCAGCAAAAATGTTATGAGGACCTATTTACGTATTCGATTCATGTTGAAAATCCATCATATCTTTCCATTCCAATGCTGAAAATACTACTTCAGCCACTGGTGGAGAACTCCATCCTGCATGGGTTTCGAGACAAGGCCGCTCTTGGCAATATCTTCATCAAAGTGTACGGCCAAGGCGAGTTCCTGCTGCTACAAGTGACTGACAACGGCTGCGGAATGGATGCCGGGCAGATGGAAAAGGCTGTATACGAGCATGATGCGGGCCGCAAGGGTTATGCGCTCTCCAACCTTCGCAGCAGGCTCAGCCTGCATTACGGAGAGTCGGCATCCATTACGTTCAGGAGTATTCCTGACATCGAGACGACCGTTACCATCACAATCCCGTTCATGTAG
- a CDS encoding carbohydrate ABC transporter permease, translated as MNHTHTNHTLSPKLARWTGKTVLWVFLLTTAILAIFPIVIVVLGSFKTNQELTSSATIWPQSWHFSNYVQAWENAHFSRFTLNSIFVSVATTIGILLVASMSAYAVSRVHFIGKKAYSLLMASTLFISIGAVVLRPQFDLMVMLGLNKTLWGIIIILVSAHATCYFMLIGFFRGIPKDLDEAAMIDGCNFYSVYWRIVLPLLRPALAVAGLSAFQGSWNEYILPLVFTMSNPELQTLPVGLANLRYGIGAAAEVQLMMAGACLSILPLLVVYVFASKSFMQVTAGAVKG; from the coding sequence ATGAATCATACTCATACCAACCATACCTTATCCCCGAAGCTGGCACGCTGGACTGGCAAGACAGTGCTCTGGGTGTTCCTGCTCACGACGGCCATTCTAGCGATATTCCCGATTGTCATCGTGGTACTCGGCTCGTTCAAGACGAATCAGGAGCTGACGAGCAGTGCAACCATCTGGCCACAAAGCTGGCACTTTTCCAACTATGTCCAGGCCTGGGAAAACGCCCATTTCTCCCGCTTTACCCTGAACAGTATTTTTGTAAGCGTTGCTACGACAATCGGTATTCTGCTGGTCGCGTCCATGTCCGCCTATGCAGTGAGCCGGGTACATTTTATCGGCAAAAAGGCATACTCCCTGCTCATGGCATCTACTCTGTTTATCTCCATCGGGGCTGTGGTGCTGCGTCCGCAATTTGACTTGATGGTCATGCTTGGTCTGAACAAGACGCTGTGGGGCATCATCATTATACTGGTCAGCGCACATGCCACCTGTTATTTCATGCTGATAGGATTCTTCAGAGGTATTCCCAAGGATCTTGACGAGGCAGCGATGATTGACGGCTGCAACTTTTATTCGGTGTATTGGCGGATTGTGCTCCCGTTGCTGCGGCCTGCGCTTGCCGTTGCCGGGCTCTCAGCCTTCCAGGGCTCATGGAATGAGTATATTTTGCCACTGGTGTTCACGATGAGTAATCCGGAATTGCAGACGCTCCCAGTAGGATTGGCTAATCTTCGGTACGGTATCGGAGCCGCCGCGGAGGTTCAACTGATGATGGCTGGCGCCTGTCTATCCATTCTGCCGCTTCTGGTGGTCTATGTGTTCGCCAGTAAATCGTTTATGCAAGTTACTGCCGGTGCTGTCAAGGGGTAG
- a CDS encoding sugar ABC transporter permease, giving the protein MKLKKVHAYVFVFPSLFLTLVFGIYPLLWALRYMFYDYQGFGTPVFIGLDNFARVLRDHQFWSSVGNTGIYALGKLLITIPMSLVLAIILNRKLKGRSLLRAIYYVPTIFSASVMAIVFFIIFNSYNGILNQLLLKYHLVSAPINWLGADQAMLTTIIIAIWGAVGNYMLLFLAGLQGIPNDLYEAASLDGANEFQKLRYVTIPMLGPVMQMIIMLAITISLKGYESIMVLTEGGPYGKTEVMYLYLFKLLFPVSAESQSLQQLGYGSAVGFTTALLVGGVTFIYFRISKKLNDIY; this is encoded by the coding sequence ATGAAACTGAAAAAAGTACACGCCTATGTGTTTGTATTCCCGAGCTTGTTTCTGACCCTTGTGTTTGGCATTTATCCTCTGCTTTGGGCACTTCGCTATATGTTCTATGATTATCAGGGCTTCGGGACGCCAGTTTTTATTGGCCTCGATAATTTTGCACGAGTTCTGCGTGACCATCAATTCTGGTCCTCTGTCGGAAATACCGGGATTTACGCTCTCGGCAAGCTGCTCATCACCATTCCAATGTCTCTGGTTTTGGCTATTATTTTGAATCGTAAGTTAAAAGGGCGTTCCTTGCTGCGGGCGATTTATTATGTGCCCACGATTTTCAGCGCCTCGGTGATGGCCATCGTCTTTTTTATTATCTTCAACTCCTACAACGGAATTTTGAACCAACTGCTGCTCAAGTATCACCTTGTCTCTGCCCCTATTAACTGGCTTGGTGCCGATCAAGCCATGCTGACCACCATTATCATCGCCATCTGGGGCGCTGTGGGCAACTACATGCTACTGTTCCTCGCTGGTCTTCAAGGCATTCCGAACGACCTTTACGAAGCGGCTTCGCTTGATGGCGCTAATGAGTTCCAGAAGCTTAGGTATGTGACGATTCCGATGCTGGGACCTGTTATGCAGATGATCATCATGCTGGCTATTACCATCTCCCTCAAGGGCTATGAGAGCATCATGGTGCTGACCGAAGGTGGCCCTTACGGAAAAACAGAGGTAATGTATCTGTATCTGTTCAAGCTGTTGTTTCCGGTGTCGGCTGAAAGCCAGTCACTCCAGCAATTGGGTTACGGTAGTGCGGTCGGTTTCACTACCGCGTTGCTTGTAGGGGGAGTTACGTTCATTTACTTCCGTATTTCCAAGAAGCTGAATGATATTTACTAG
- a CDS encoding NAD(P)H-dependent oxidoreductase: MSKKILVIQGNPVAGSYGEALAQSYVKGAEAAGAEVRLLQLSALDFNPNLLGGYRNKLPLEPDLIMAQESIKWAEHLVFVFPIWWGSLPALMKGFIDRTFMPGFAFKYQKGKSVPDKLLKGRTARLITTMDGPHWYYRFFQGQPGHRMMKDSTLHLCGVKPVRSTTIDLMNKLSDQQRNDGLSKVEQLGRSMS; this comes from the coding sequence ATGTCTAAAAAGATATTGGTTATTCAAGGAAATCCGGTCGCTGGCAGTTATGGAGAAGCGCTGGCTCAATCTTATGTAAAAGGAGCGGAAGCTGCGGGGGCAGAGGTGCGTTTATTGCAGTTGTCTGCGTTGGACTTTAATCCTAATTTACTCGGTGGTTATCGCAATAAATTGCCGCTGGAGCCGGATTTGATCATGGCTCAGGAATCCATTAAGTGGGCAGAGCATCTCGTTTTCGTCTTTCCGATCTGGTGGGGCAGCTTGCCCGCATTAATGAAGGGTTTCATTGATCGTACCTTTATGCCAGGATTTGCGTTTAAGTATCAAAAAGGGAAATCCGTGCCTGACAAGCTCTTAAAAGGCAGAACGGCCCGCCTCATCACAACGATGGATGGCCCGCACTGGTATTACCGATTTTTCCAGGGACAGCCTGGGCATCGAATGATGAAGGATTCCACGCTGCATTTATGCGGTGTCAAACCGGTGCGTTCTACTACCATTGATCTCATGAATAAATTATCAGATCAGCAGCGCAACGATGGGTTGAGCAAGGTCGAGCAGCTAGGACGAAGCATGAGCTAA
- a CDS encoding TetR/AcrR family transcriptional regulator, with amino-acid sequence MNKKTHVDSKKKDIMQAAMRLFATKGIDGISVKEIGEAAGVTDAAIYKHFKSKDAMALEVFGQYCNSYTTLIDFYRKQSGSFISRFHQLVDEVLVMHDEDQYGLLLLSQHHELYVEASQSSNVRQPLDALVEFIEQGIQHGELPKQDAQLSGVLIIGAITRLSVSSLEGELPPQLIPFATEVKERLTALLSQGQ; translated from the coding sequence ATGAACAAGAAAACACATGTAGATAGCAAGAAGAAGGATATTATGCAAGCAGCTATGCGCTTATTTGCAACCAAAGGCATCGACGGCATTTCTGTCAAAGAAATCGGGGAGGCTGCCGGTGTGACGGATGCCGCGATTTATAAGCATTTTAAGAGCAAAGATGCGATGGCCTTGGAAGTATTCGGGCAGTATTGCAACAGCTACACTACGTTGATTGACTTCTATCGCAAGCAGAGCGGGAGCTTTATTAGCCGTTTTCATCAACTGGTGGACGAGGTGCTTGTGATGCACGATGAAGATCAGTATGGTCTGCTTCTATTATCACAGCATCATGAGCTGTATGTAGAGGCAAGCCAAAGCTCGAATGTCCGGCAGCCACTGGATGCATTAGTCGAATTTATTGAGCAGGGGATTCAGCACGGAGAACTGCCCAAGCAGGATGCCCAGCTATCTGGTGTGCTCATTATTGGGGCCATTACACGCTTGTCCGTGTCCAGTCTGGAGGGTGAATTGCCGCCGCAGCTTATTCCGTTTGCAACGGAGGTCAAGGAACGTTTAACCGCTTTATTAAGTCAAGGTCAGTAG
- a CDS encoding DUF4183 domain-containing protein, producing MPIVKPVITAVSTAPVASGGVITTTIAPSTTRFFAAVTAGDIGATVTTILAGEFTDDSGAPIVAFPAVAAAETLNVYINGVLQQSSLSTLTTASLVLDTTDISVGVPVTVEIASFSSTTSTITTQPTISAPTVTITT from the coding sequence ATGCCAATAGTAAAACCTGTTATAACAGCGGTTTCTACAGCTCCAGTCGCAAGCGGTGGTGTCATAACAACTACTATCGCTCCAAGCACGACCCGTTTCTTCGCCGCGGTTACAGCTGGGGATATCGGAGCAACAGTAACAACTATTCTTGCAGGAGAATTCACAGATGACTCTGGAGCTCCGATCGTTGCTTTTCCGGCAGTAGCGGCTGCTGAAACTCTTAATGTGTATATTAACGGCGTACTTCAGCAAAGTTCCTTATCCACCCTAACAACTGCAAGTCTGGTTCTTGACACAACCGACATATCAGTAGGTGTTCCAGTTACCGTCGAAATAGCAAGTTTCAGCTCTACCACATCCACTATCACAACTCAACCTACTATCTCTGCTCCTACCGTCACTATTACTACTTGA
- a CDS encoding pectate lyase, translated as MKKRFSLGIAAALLFTTLAPLGTPAHAAGDIGKEVLGSKNGWAAFSTGTTGGSAATASNIFTVTNRKQLVDALGKSSNTTPKIIYVKGKINANVDDNNKPLGLNDYKDPKYDFDAYLKAYDPSTWGKKVPSGTLEDARKASQKNQASRVVIDIPSNTTIVGLGSDAVINGANFQLKKGTDNVIIRNIEFQDAYDYFPQWDPTDGSTGNWNSEYDTITVNGATHVWVDHNTFNDGTRPDSQNGTFYGQEYQHHDGLLDVINQGDLVTVSYNHFYDHDKTSIIGNSDSKTADEGALRVTLHHNYYENTVQRTPRVRYGQVHLYNNYYTGDVKRSEYPSLYIWGAGKSSKIFAENNVIDVAGLSAAKIVTVFGGTALSDTGTLLNGQAVNAGSSAGLSSSVGWKPSLNDKISPSASVKAEVTSQAGSGKL; from the coding sequence ATGAAAAAGAGATTTTCACTCGGCATTGCAGCAGCTCTGCTGTTCACTACCCTTGCTCCTCTTGGCACACCCGCTCATGCGGCAGGCGATATTGGTAAGGAGGTGCTCGGCAGCAAGAACGGATGGGCAGCCTTTTCTACAGGCACAACAGGCGGATCTGCAGCCACAGCTTCCAATATTTTCACCGTAACCAATCGCAAACAACTTGTGGATGCTTTGGGTAAAAGCAGTAATACAACTCCTAAAATCATTTATGTCAAAGGCAAGATCAATGCCAACGTGGATGACAATAACAAGCCGTTGGGATTAAACGATTACAAGGACCCTAAATATGATTTCGACGCATACCTCAAAGCGTATGACCCGTCCACCTGGGGTAAAAAAGTCCCTTCCGGTACATTGGAAGACGCGCGTAAAGCTTCACAGAAAAATCAGGCCAGTCGTGTCGTCATTGATATTCCGTCTAATACAACGATTGTTGGTCTTGGTAGCGATGCCGTGATTAACGGTGCAAACTTCCAACTGAAAAAAGGGACAGACAACGTCATTATCCGTAATATTGAATTTCAGGATGCCTACGATTATTTCCCTCAGTGGGACCCAACGGACGGTAGTACAGGCAACTGGAATTCGGAATATGACACCATTACAGTTAATGGCGCCACACATGTATGGGTAGACCACAATACCTTCAATGATGGAACTCGTCCCGATAGCCAAAACGGTACCTTTTACGGTCAAGAATATCAGCATCATGATGGACTTCTCGATGTGATTAACCAAGGCGATCTGGTTACTGTTTCTTACAATCACTTTTACGATCATGATAAAACATCAATTATTGGCAACAGCGACAGCAAAACAGCAGATGAAGGGGCTTTACGTGTAACCCTGCATCACAATTATTATGAAAACACGGTACAACGCACCCCACGCGTGCGGTATGGCCAAGTCCATCTGTACAACAATTACTATACAGGTGATGTAAAACGCTCCGAATATCCTTCGCTGTATATTTGGGGCGCAGGTAAATCCTCCAAAATTTTTGCTGAAAACAATGTCATCGACGTTGCAGGTTTGTCCGCAGCTAAAATCGTAACTGTCTTTGGAGGCACCGCCCTGTCCGACACAGGCACTCTCCTGAATGGACAAGCCGTAAATGCAGGCTCCAGCGCGGGCCTTAGCTCCTCTGTAGGCTGGAAACCATCGCTGAACGATAAGATTTCTCCATCCGCCAGCGTGAAGGCAGAAGTCACTTCCCAAGCCGGTTCCGGCAAGCTGTAA
- a CDS encoding ABC transporter ATP-binding protein has product MNRLLEVKDLTISFKTRQGLVQAIRGVNFHVNKGETLAIVGESGSGKSVTSQAVMKLIPTPPGIYQKGQIIFDGQELIHKTEKQMQKIRGKEIGLISQDPMTSLNPTMKVGKQITEVLFKHEKISKDAAHKRGIELLNLVGIPHPEQRFNQYPHEFSGGMRQRVVIAMALAANPKLLIADEPTTALDVTIQAQILELMKDLQKKIDTSIIFITHDLGVVAKMADRVAVMYAGQIVETGTVNEVFYNPKHPYTWGLLASMPSLDSHGQKLAAIPGTPPDLLHPPVGDAFAARSAYAMKIDFEKEPPLFQLSDTHFVKSWLLHPDAPAVEPPEAVKAKLRKLDNAFEKPVLVEQYGG; this is encoded by the coding sequence ATGAACCGCCTTTTGGAAGTGAAGGACTTAACGATATCTTTCAAGACCCGCCAGGGACTAGTGCAGGCCATTCGTGGCGTAAACTTTCATGTTAATAAAGGAGAGACGCTGGCGATCGTGGGCGAATCCGGCTCAGGCAAAAGTGTAACCTCACAGGCTGTAATGAAGCTGATTCCGACCCCTCCCGGTATTTATCAGAAGGGTCAAATTATTTTTGATGGACAAGAGCTGATTCATAAAACGGAAAAGCAGATGCAGAAAATTCGTGGTAAGGAAATCGGACTGATTTCTCAGGACCCGATGACCTCGCTTAATCCGACGATGAAAGTCGGCAAGCAGATCACGGAAGTGCTTTTCAAGCATGAAAAAATATCCAAGGACGCTGCTCACAAACGTGGTATTGAGCTGCTTAATCTGGTAGGTATTCCACATCCAGAGCAACGATTTAACCAATATCCGCATGAGTTCAGTGGTGGTATGCGTCAACGTGTCGTTATCGCGATGGCATTGGCCGCCAATCCCAAGCTCCTGATTGCCGATGAACCGACGACTGCACTGGATGTAACGATTCAAGCTCAAATTTTGGAATTGATGAAGGATCTTCAGAAGAAGATCGACACTTCCATTATCTTTATTACCCATGACCTCGGTGTTGTAGCGAAAATGGCGGATCGGGTTGCGGTTATGTATGCCGGACAAATTGTAGAAACGGGTACAGTTAATGAAGTTTTCTATAACCCGAAACATCCATATACATGGGGACTTCTCGCTTCCATGCCAAGCTTGGACAGCCACGGTCAGAAGCTGGCAGCGATTCCGGGTACCCCTCCTGATTTGCTTCATCCGCCTGTAGGGGATGCTTTTGCAGCCCGCAGTGCTTATGCGATGAAGATTGACTTTGAGAAAGAGCCTCCGCTCTTTCAATTATCCGACACACATTTTGTGAAATCATGGCTGCTGCATCCGGATGCGCCTGCGGTTGAGCCGCCAGAAGCGGTAAAAGCCAAGCTTCGCAAGCTGGATAATGCATTTGAAAAGCCGGTTTTGGTAGAACAATACGGCGGTTAA